Proteins found in one Pocillopora verrucosa isolate sample1 chromosome 12, ASM3666991v2, whole genome shotgun sequence genomic segment:
- the LOC131783279 gene encoding apolipoprotein L3-like, which yields MELELEKIIGKINLLPEDEKQQDRRDLKELQEKTERMNSNAKETAESLRTAAKKLDNVWRDCKTAHAVGTSFGIVGGLLSIGGGIATLMTAGTATPLLVAGLSLGGAGATTNIGTAAVESHINSAEIKKAEKQLDKTRKSINEVNRFVQEVLITKERARLIYIYYLAETLQLGGPVVLKILRELVFFVGGTPTKMAIQVAETAMACAQTVTQASAKAATKGGAQGAGKAAAQSVDDVLRATGQVGAQAADDVVQAGAKASTKAASKTVGKVVIVVNVAFVVWDVIDLGFTISDLVKNKGSKAAKSLRQKADELENAMKQ from the coding sequence ATGGAGCTTGAGCTAGAGAAAATCATTGGCAAGATCAACCTTTTGCCCGAAGATGAAAAACAGCAAGATAGGAGAGATTTAAAAGAGCTTCAAGAGAAAACAGAGAGGATGAATTCCAACGCGAAAGAGACTGCTGAGAGTCTTCGTACAGCGGCTAAGAAACTAGACAACGTGTGGAGGGACTGCAAGACAGCACATGCTGTTGGAACCAGCTTTGGAATAGTGGGAGGCCTTCTTTCAATCGGTGGAGGAATTGCAACATTGATGACAGCGGGGACTGCTACTCCCTTGTTAGTAGCAGGATTGTCTCTTGGAGGCGCGGGAGCTACTACAAACATAGGGACAGCCGCCGTCGAGTCTCATATAAACTCAGCTGAAATCAAAAAGGCAGAAAAACAATTGGACAAGACTAGGAAAAGTATAAACGAGGTAAACAGGTTTGTCCAAGAGGTTTTGATTACGAAAGAAAGAGCAAGGCTCATATATATTTATTACCTTGCCGAAACCCTGCAGTTGGGAGGTCCTGTGGTCTTAAAGATCCTTCGTGAGCTGGTGTTTTTCGTCGGAGGAACACCTACTAAAATGGCAATACAAGTAGCAGAAACTGCAATGGCCTGTGCACAGACAGTGACTCAGGCTAGTGCGAAAGCTGCAACCAAAGGTGGTGCTCAAGGAGCGGGAAAGGCAGCTGCGCAATCTGTTGACGATGTGCTACGAGCAACGGGTCAGGTTGGAGCACAAGCTGCTGATGACGTAGTCCAAGCAGGGGCTAAAGCGAGCACCAAGGCAGCCAGTAAGACAGTCGGTAAAGTCGTCATTGTGGTCAATGTTGCATTTGTGGTGTGGGATGTCATAGACCTTGGCTTCACAATCAGCGATCTCGTAAAAAACAAGGGATCTAAAGCTGCAAAATCTCTGAGACAAAAGGCAGACGAACTTGAGAATGCCATGAAGCAGtaa
- the LOC131783244 gene encoding uncharacterized protein: protein MGHFLNELNSVVADLSVDQSQLDATDAIEFQDRAEVMFHNVNKALKSLHAAANKLDEAWSTAKITRVSGTSIGIVGGVLTIIGGVATVMTAGAATPLLAAGMGAGVIGAGTNIVGNIKESLINSKEIKRAESDLKEALESIKNVRGTIDKWLEHKKISTLHKIYKMAEAKRWSKPLIKLLGVILLAAKEAYKESQAFAGPAAKFVASEAGKATVKSAGIAGVGAAGKAGAKSAGKAGAKSTGKAGAKAAGKAGAGAADDVLQAGTKVGGKLAGGLIIGISTVFLTWDIVDLGCTIRDLVEKKGSDAAKDLRQKAAILENIMKKLEEEGSI, encoded by the coding sequence ATGGGGCACTTCCTCAATGAGTTGAACAGTGTTGTCGCTGATCTGAGCGTCGATCAGTCACAATTGGATGCGACTGACGCCATTGAGTTCCAAGATAGGGCAGAAGTTATGTTTCACAATGTAAATAAAGCCCTCAAAAGTCTCCATGCAGCGGCTAATAAACTTGACGAAGCGTGGAGTACTGCCAAGATAACTCGTGTAAGTGGAACTTCCATTGGTATAGTGGGAGGAGTCCTCACCATCATCGGAGGAGTTGCAACAGTAATGACAGCAGGCGCTGCTACACCCTTGTTAGCTGCAGGAATGGGCGCTGGCGTCATCGGAGCTGGTACAAACATAGTGGGAAATATTAAAGAGTCACTCATCAACTCGAAAGAAATCAAGAGAGCGGAGAGTGACTTAAAGGAGGCTCTGGAAAGCATAAAGAATGTTAGAGGGACTATCGATAAGTGGTTGGAGCACAAAAAGATATCCACACTGCACAAAATTTACAAGATGGCTGAGGCTAAGAGGTGGAGCAAACCATTGATCAAGCTCCTCGGTGTGATTTTGCTTGCCGCCAAAGAGGCTTATAAAGAAAGCCAGGCCTTTGCCGGACCGGCGGCCAAATTCGTTGCCTCAGAAGCTGGTAAGGCTACTGTAAAATCGGCTGGGATAGCTGGTGTAGGAGCTGCTGGAAAGGCTGGTGCAAAGTCTGCTGGCAAGGCTGGTGCAAAGTCTACTGGCAAGGCCGGTGCAAAAGCAGCTGGGAAGGCAGGTGCAGGAGCCGCCGATGATGTCTTACAAGCTGGAACCAAAGTAGGAGGCAAACTGGCTGGTGGCTTGATCATTGGAATCAGCACTGTATTCCTGACATGGGATATTGTCGATCTTGGCTGCACTATCAGAGATCTCGTGGAAAAGAAAGGATCAGACGCCGCCAAAGATCTGAGGCAGAAAGCAGCGATTCTTGAGAATATTATGAAGAAATTAGAGGAAGAAGGATCCATCTAA